A genomic stretch from Etheostoma cragini isolate CJK2018 chromosome 8, CSU_Ecrag_1.0, whole genome shotgun sequence includes:
- the si:ch211-236l14.4 gene encoding SITS-binding protein: protein MPHARNRNPSPIPEVTWDTGLKEMNETWKGAIACLGVAVFFVMTIGIIYWQVVDQPNKNWILRGTFSGLIWERRTHSLVIQTLAEDNTYVEIDVGNVGNPDIEVPFVRNQCWLNKTEFCYTWDSVAEVKISLEVNEETETECYSMTWAPVHCHVELKDCFSMTNVSWYGGASVRGQTWPINDQNATMQPYVVSDLKDNPSGFGSALERYFLGSSGVAVLVSPDTPLQLGVDSRQQFCLQSLASMERLPLQYTVCVAHNVKAAHQEVVQQLFQHSRELPNMKALWLPFWKLLANVDSGPKVERELRIFTNRLRRHQLGEGVISLNEHSTTLLSDMDHDYLNSRKRGMSKRLTRDLPLVKLLNISITLSPFLSVDTTQFHTSLMDGTEAYWLSLPSAAQGKLIPVMSQWRGKFCVKLNITNPGAVSWFLDRVGSLETHLGMEYVMLEGGEGNLFEEQALRPPQDLSGDKYIGLMADLATRIGDATIVTAGTRSSHKPLFVRMTPLQSDWSPMGLKGIIPSLLHHTLLGYNFLIPDAVGGSLSGDLVTDEELFIRWLEITAFLPVISFHTPPWVCGEDRVLNLTRAYIAKHQRDVVPLIEKYAEEWQMTGNPIYRPMWWLSPGDPVTFTIDDQFLIGDEVLVAPVVEKGAVQRDIYLPDGGFQWQDSQNAQVFDGGTFLHDYPVPLEGVAVFLRRT, encoded by the exons ATGCCCCACGCTCGAAATAGGAACCCCAGCCCCATCCCAGAGGTAACATGGGACACGGGATTGAAGGAGATGAACGAGACCTGGAAAGGAGCTATAGCCTGTCTTGGGGTGGCCGTCTTCTTTGTTATGACAATCGGGATCATATATTGGCAAGTGGTGGACCAGCCCAACAAAAACTGGATCCTCAGGGGGACTTTTAGCGGACTGATCTGGGAGAGAAGAACCCACTCGCTGGTCATACAGACCCTGGCGGAGGACAATACATATGTGGAGATAGATGTGGGGAACGTAGGAAACCCTGACATCGAGGTTCCCTTCGTGAGGAACCAGTGTTGGCTGAATAAAACTGAGTTCTGCTACACATGGGACTCGGTGGCCGAAGTGAAGATCTCGCTGGAGGTGAATGAGGAGACGGAGACGGAGTGCTACAGTATGACTTGGGCGCCGGTTCACTGTCACGTTGAGCTGAAG GACTGCTTTTCCATGACCAACGTGTCCTGGTACGGCGGCGCCAGCGTCCGGGGTCAGACGTGGCCAATAAACGATCAGAACGCCACCATGCAGCCCTACGTTGTGAGCGACCTTAAGGACAATCCCTCCGGCTTCGGCTCCGCCCTGGAACGCTACTTCCTGGGCTCATCAG GTGTCGCGGTGCTTGTGTCTCCTGATACTCCCCTGCAGCTCGGGGTGGACAGCAGACAGCAGTTCTGCCTGCAGTCGCTGGCCAGCATGGAGCGTCTTCCTCTGCAGTACACCGTGTGCGTGGCCCACAACGTGAAAGCTGCTCACCAGGAAGTGGTGCAACAACTCTTCCAACACAGCAGGGAGCTGCCCAACATGAAGGCGCTGTG GCTGCCGTTCTGGAAGCTGCTCGCCAATGTGGATTCAGGGCCGAAGGTGGAGAGGGAGCTGAGGATCTTCACTAACCGTCTGAGGAGACACCAGCTGGGGGAGGGAGTCATCAGCCTCAATGAACATTCCACCACCCTCCTCTCCGACATG GACCATGACTACCTCAACAGCAGGAAAAGGGGGATGTCCAAGAGACTGACCAGGGACCTGCCACTTGTCAAGCTTCTTAACATTTCCATCACCCTGTCACCTTTCCTGAGCGTGGACACTACGCAGTTCCACACCTCCCTCATGGACGGCACTGAGGCCTACTGGCTCAGTCTCCCCTCAGCCGCTCAGGGAAAGCTG ATCCCTGTGATGAGTCAGTGGCGAGGAAAGTTCTGCGTAAAGCTGAACATCACCAATCCAGGAGCGGTGAGCTGGTTCCTGGACAGAGTGGGATCCCTGGAGACCCATTTGGGGATGGAGTATGTCATGCTGGAGGGGGGTGAAGGGAATCTGTTCGAGGAGCAAGCCCTGCGGCCGCCTCAGGATCTCTCTGGAGACAAGTACATCGGCCTGATGGCCGACCTGGCCACAAGGATAGGAGACGCCACCATCGTGACAGCAGGGACACG GTCGAGCCATAAGCCTCTCTTTGTGAGGATGACCCCATTGCAGTCCGACTGGAGCCCAATGGGCCTGAAGGGCATCATTCCCTCCCTGCTGCACCACACTCTGCTGGGATACAACTTCCTCATTCCTGATGCAGTAG gTGGCTCTCTGTCTGGAGACCTAGTCACAGATGAGGAGCTGTTCATCCGTTGGCTGGAAATCACAGCCTTTCTCCCTGTTATCAGCTTCCACACGCCACCCTGGGTCTGCGGAGAGGACCGG GTGCTGAACCTAACACGGGCCTACATAGCAAAGCACCAGAGGGATGTGGTCCCATTAATAGAGAAGTATGCCGAGGAGTGGCAGATGACGGGAAACCCCATCTACAGGCCCATGTGGTGGCTCAGTCCCGGTGACCCCGTGACTTTCACCATCGATGACCAGTTCCTCATCGGAGACGAG GTCCTGGTGGCACCAGTCGTGGAGAAAGGGGCAGTGCAGAGGGATATTTATTTACCTGATGGGGGCTTTCAGTGGCAGGACAGCCAGAACGCTCAGGTGTTCGATGGGGGGACGTTCCTACATGACTACCCTGTGCCCTTGGAAGGGGTGGCTGTTTTTTTACGAAGAACCTGA